The Blastopirellula marina genome includes a region encoding these proteins:
- a CDS encoding WD40 repeat domain-containing protein, with protein MFKHILGATAAVATLIVPSVTFAQMPLVKLSHTVQLKPGVDRLHPPVVSDVEIHPAGKLMAVAGDDHYVRIMEVSTGRLIFTLRDHEDWVCALKFSPDGHTLATAGKDHRLLLWDVQENIQLRAGGEFPSVVNALDFNHDGTRLAVAGFDKSIAIHDATNGKSIHTLEAHGNDIRTVRFSPDGKLVAAAGRTGVIRIWNAETGTFVRDIPAHSDRIHAIVFSHDGAKIVSGGDDRQLKTFVTSTGQQIEAVSTGDAKVFSVALIRPATIATGGSDNQVRMWDLETLSEVDHLTGHDGTVAALTAQGQTMISSGFDTTLRVWDLGGPHSPPPVLTVPVSRFSN; from the coding sequence ATGTTCAAGCACATTCTCGGCGCTACAGCCGCAGTCGCTACATTGATCGTGCCATCGGTCACTTTCGCTCAAATGCCCCTCGTCAAGTTGTCGCACACCGTTCAGCTAAAGCCAGGTGTTGATCGCCTGCATCCTCCGGTTGTCTCCGACGTTGAGATTCACCCGGCGGGCAAGTTGATGGCCGTCGCTGGGGACGATCACTATGTGCGGATCATGGAGGTCTCGACTGGCCGCTTGATTTTCACTTTGCGTGACCACGAAGATTGGGTCTGCGCCTTGAAGTTTTCCCCTGATGGTCACACCCTGGCAACCGCCGGGAAAGACCACCGCCTGTTGTTGTGGGATGTGCAAGAGAACATTCAGTTGCGCGCTGGCGGCGAATTTCCGTCAGTTGTGAATGCTCTCGACTTCAATCACGACGGTACTCGTCTGGCCGTGGCTGGTTTCGACAAATCAATCGCCATTCACGATGCAACCAACGGTAAGAGCATACATACACTGGAAGCTCACGGTAACGACATTCGCACGGTTAGGTTTTCGCCCGACGGTAAACTTGTTGCCGCCGCCGGACGTACCGGTGTCATTCGTATCTGGAACGCTGAAACCGGCACGTTCGTCCGAGATATTCCAGCACATAGCGATCGGATTCACGCGATAGTCTTCTCCCACGATGGAGCGAAGATCGTCAGTGGAGGCGACGATCGTCAGTTGAAGACCTTTGTTACCAGCACTGGTCAGCAAATCGAAGCGGTTTCGACCGGTGACGCGAAAGTCTTTTCCGTGGCGTTGATTCGTCCAGCCACGATCGCGACCGGTGGAAGCGATAACCAGGTTCGAATGTGGGACCTGGAAACACTAAGCGAAGTTGATCACCTGACAGGCCACGATGGCACTGTCGCAGCATTGACCGCCCAAGGGCAAACGATGATCTCAAGCGGATTCGATACGACACTCCGCGTTTGGGATCTTGGCGGTCCCCATAGTCCCCCCCCCGTGTTAACGGTTCCGGTCAGCCGTTTCTCGAATTAG